A genomic window from Haladaptatus caseinilyticus includes:
- a CDS encoding HAD family hydrolase: MSYDAVLFDNDGVLVKPPDGTVLREAALSAFAEFGVEPDADQLDAVARSVTPKDLRSVCDAHDFDPAEFWEARDIAASEAQLHELRAGRTTTYDDVDALESVDRPLGLVSSNQHATIEFMLDHFDLREQFETYYGRPPTLDAFHRKKPEPYYLERALDDIGTDSALFVGDSESDIVAAHNADLDSAFIRRPHREAYELSVTPTYEIDGLRELRSVLRT, from the coding sequence ATGAGCTACGACGCGGTGTTGTTCGACAACGACGGTGTATTGGTAAAACCGCCGGATGGGACCGTGCTACGGGAGGCCGCGCTATCCGCGTTCGCCGAGTTCGGGGTGGAACCCGACGCCGACCAGCTCGATGCTGTCGCGCGTAGTGTGACCCCCAAGGACCTTCGGTCGGTTTGTGACGCCCACGATTTCGACCCCGCCGAGTTCTGGGAAGCCCGCGACATCGCCGCCTCCGAGGCGCAACTACACGAACTTCGAGCGGGCCGAACCACGACGTACGACGACGTGGACGCGCTGGAATCGGTCGACCGTCCGCTTGGTCTCGTTAGCTCCAACCAGCACGCGACCATCGAGTTCATGCTCGACCACTTCGACCTCAGGGAACAGTTCGAAACCTACTACGGCAGACCGCCGACGCTCGACGCGTTCCATCGGAAGAAGCCCGAACCGTACTATCTCGAACGGGCACTCGACGACATCGGGACCGACTCCGCGCTATTCGTCGGTGACAGCGAAAGTGACATCGTCGCGGCCCACAACGCCGACCTCGACTCGGCGTTTATTCGCAGACCACATCGAGAAGCATACGAGCTTTCGGTTACCCCGACCTACGAAATCGACGGACTTCGTGAACTGCGCTCGGTATTGCGTACGTGA
- a CDS encoding TSUP family transporter, whose product MMSGESAIRPDEFVQNLRRFRYRELLMAIATLAVVTGAIGLFPGTASVADGVKANATTTDLLLFLAMIVLAAMVKGMVGFGFALIATPLAATVMNVELAVIVLAVPPWMINVFQIGETDTGLDFVRREWSLLALALVGSVAGVVFFSAFQTSALITFLIGVVLFGYVLFQVGQSFVAVKGAHHPFALGVVGLLEGFLLGAANLGPLLPAYLHTFERDTERYIGGLSMVLGLVFTARIVQMLATGVMTAYHLWLGSTIAVVTLVGLFAGTYLRRIEIDERRFNWLVVAVLLAVSLKIFSKTVPALFL is encoded by the coding sequence CTGATGTCCGGGGAATCCGCCATTCGCCCTGACGAGTTCGTCCAGAATTTACGCCGATTCCGATACCGCGAGCTGCTGATGGCGATAGCGACGCTCGCCGTCGTCACCGGCGCTATTGGACTCTTTCCCGGCACCGCAAGCGTTGCGGACGGGGTAAAAGCGAACGCGACCACGACCGACCTCCTCCTCTTTCTCGCCATGATCGTCCTCGCCGCAATGGTGAAAGGGATGGTCGGGTTTGGATTCGCACTCATCGCTACTCCGCTCGCGGCGACCGTAATGAACGTCGAACTCGCGGTCATCGTCCTCGCAGTGCCACCGTGGATGATAAACGTCTTTCAGATAGGAGAAACCGACACCGGTCTCGATTTCGTCCGCAGGGAGTGGTCGCTTCTCGCGTTAGCACTCGTCGGGAGCGTCGCCGGCGTCGTCTTCTTCTCGGCGTTCCAGACGAGCGCGCTCATCACGTTCCTCATCGGCGTCGTGTTGTTTGGATACGTTCTGTTCCAAGTCGGGCAGAGTTTCGTCGCCGTCAAGGGTGCACACCACCCATTCGCGCTCGGCGTCGTCGGACTGCTCGAAGGGTTTCTCCTCGGCGCGGCCAATCTCGGTCCGCTCCTTCCCGCCTATCTCCACACCTTTGAACGGGACACGGAGCGCTACATCGGCGGTTTGTCGATGGTTCTCGGCCTCGTTTTTACCGCGAGAATCGTCCAGATGTTGGCGACGGGCGTGATGACTGCCTATCACCTCTGGCTGGGGTCCACCATCGCCGTCGTCACGCTCGTCGGCCTGTTCGCTGGAACGTACCTCAGACGAATCGAGATCGACGAACGGCGATTCAACTGGCTCGTCGTCGCCGTCCTGCTCGCCGTCTCGCTGAAGATATTCTCGAAAACGGTTCCGGCGCTTTTTCTCTAA
- a CDS encoding sensor histidine kinase, translated as MDSTDPTIYKTAFRQTRNPAIITDTNFIVQDVNEACVDFTGYSRDELVGDTPLELFSEPEIYGEMIESLAVGEPWVGGFETTTKDGRMIYGRGSCVPVRIDGELRGYAGFFSDLTERRQYEQSLRILNRVLRHNLRNDAHVVLGHVDIVADELDDEALTESLATARKRIDSIIKYAETARNLDELLSQRTDPSLVPVRLNDLLRNKLDEVRERYPNAEFDAEFGIEPAVVVADDAIGTAIDAVFENAVEHNDSSVPHVTVRLDLEDTLVTLTVADNGPGIPPNEHDLIFGREEVSPLHHGHGLDLFFVDRLLEKYGGDIWVENDDDGAAFKLRFRTVAHPDGEIDGSSE; from the coding sequence ATGGATAGTACCGATCCGACCATCTACAAGACCGCGTTTCGGCAGACGAGAAATCCTGCTATTATTACTGACACGAACTTCATCGTGCAGGACGTAAACGAGGCGTGCGTTGATTTCACCGGTTATAGCAGGGACGAACTCGTCGGCGATACACCACTCGAACTGTTCAGCGAACCTGAAATATATGGTGAAATGATAGAATCGCTCGCCGTTGGTGAGCCGTGGGTGGGTGGGTTCGAGACGACGACGAAGGATGGGCGAATGATCTACGGGCGCGGTTCGTGCGTTCCCGTCCGAATTGACGGGGAACTCCGTGGATACGCCGGGTTTTTCTCCGACCTCACCGAGCGACGACAGTACGAACAGAGTCTACGAATTCTGAATCGCGTCCTCCGACACAACCTTCGAAACGACGCGCACGTCGTCCTCGGCCACGTCGATATCGTCGCCGACGAACTCGACGACGAAGCGCTGACAGAATCGCTCGCGACTGCCCGAAAACGGATCGATTCCATCATCAAATACGCCGAAACCGCTCGAAATTTGGACGAACTCCTCTCCCAACGAACCGACCCGTCGCTCGTGCCTGTTCGCCTCAACGACTTGCTGCGGAACAAACTCGATGAAGTTCGAGAACGATATCCGAACGCCGAGTTCGATGCCGAATTCGGCATCGAACCAGCCGTGGTAGTCGCCGATGATGCTATCGGAACTGCGATCGACGCCGTCTTCGAGAACGCCGTCGAACACAACGATTCGTCCGTTCCGCACGTAACGGTTCGTCTCGATCTCGAGGATACACTCGTCACCTTGACAGTGGCGGACAACGGCCCTGGAATCCCGCCGAACGAACACGACCTCATCTTCGGACGTGAAGAGGTCAGTCCGCTCCATCACGGTCACGGCCTCGACCTCTTTTTCGTCGATCGTCTGCTCGAAAAGTACGGCGGCGATATCTGGGTCGAAAACGACGACGACGGTGCCGCATTCAAACTCCGCTTTCGCACGGTTGCACACCCCGATGGCGAGATAGACGGCAGTTCCGAGTAG
- a CDS encoding PhoX family protein, with protein sequence MLDVLGRRDVLELVFASSVWASYDEEEDEGTTTARGTSTRVKAQESEHADGGPTLTRLATTVSGAEFTGLFLTDDGRLFFNVQHPWPDNRTPYDEGTVGALVGANMYELPREFSSVQVPKNERQKNVVRTAVGQHQPLANGGDVTVDGTGLGIPYTKSGEPMTAGDNPDFNGFVPADRCAKTAKSAGKGNREGYLFTNWETQPGMVSRLHIRQRGKNGAWEVIEKMNVDFGGVEGTWNNCFGTVTPWQTPLTSEEYEPSAEAWFEPDQQTYGNAESAFEDYLGYFGNAYRYGYVVEIDDPTGEPSPEKRFAMGRFSHENAVVMPDRKTAYMSDDGTGTVFFKFVADRAGDLSAGTLYAAKANQDGGSDPNAVGFDIEWVELASASDDEVESWIAEYDGQNPEDDPQYITDEDVRIWAAGKADDDRVAFLESRKAAAAKGATDEFRKMEGVNVPSNAEPGDYMYMAMSELNETMLSNEATDEFDDSQDDIELKGNDYGAVYRMRLESGYDVSRMEPVLTGGPDANVCGGCPYDAAPNSKSTVCQSCAHNPKKDEDGDSGTGMAALKNGSLMDPENTIANPDNIVVMPDGRVVIGEDSGIHENNMLWVYDPGED encoded by the coding sequence ATGCTCGACGTACTCGGTCGCAGGGACGTGCTCGAACTGGTTTTCGCCAGTAGCGTATGGGCCAGTTACGATGAGGAGGAAGACGAAGGGACGACCACCGCGAGGGGGACCTCGACGAGGGTCAAAGCACAGGAAAGCGAGCACGCGGATGGTGGTCCGACGCTTACCCGTCTCGCCACAACCGTTTCGGGTGCGGAGTTCACCGGCCTGTTTCTCACGGACGACGGACGACTGTTCTTCAACGTTCAGCACCCGTGGCCGGACAACCGTACTCCCTACGACGAGGGGACCGTCGGCGCGCTCGTCGGCGCGAACATGTACGAACTCCCACGGGAGTTTTCGAGCGTGCAAGTGCCGAAAAACGAGCGCCAGAAAAACGTGGTTCGAACGGCTGTCGGCCAACATCAACCGCTCGCCAACGGCGGCGACGTGACGGTCGACGGTACCGGCCTCGGTATTCCGTACACGAAGTCGGGCGAACCGATGACGGCGGGCGACAACCCGGACTTTAACGGGTTCGTCCCGGCCGACCGATGCGCAAAGACCGCGAAATCGGCAGGGAAAGGAAACCGAGAGGGATACCTGTTCACGAATTGGGAAACACAGCCCGGTATGGTTAGTCGCCTTCACATCCGTCAACGGGGCAAAAACGGTGCGTGGGAAGTCATCGAAAAGATGAACGTCGATTTCGGCGGCGTCGAGGGCACCTGGAACAACTGCTTCGGTACGGTCACACCATGGCAGACCCCACTGACTTCCGAGGAGTACGAACCCAGCGCGGAGGCGTGGTTCGAACCGGACCAGCAGACCTACGGCAACGCCGAATCGGCGTTCGAAGATTACCTCGGCTACTTCGGCAACGCCTATCGCTACGGATATGTCGTGGAGATCGACGACCCGACCGGCGAGCCGTCACCCGAAAAGCGGTTCGCAATGGGTCGGTTCTCCCACGAGAACGCCGTCGTGATGCCCGACCGGAAGACGGCCTACATGAGCGATGACGGGACCGGAACCGTCTTTTTCAAGTTCGTCGCCGACCGCGCGGGCGACCTCTCCGCCGGAACGCTGTACGCGGCGAAGGCGAACCAGGACGGTGGGAGCGATCCGAACGCGGTCGGCTTCGACATCGAGTGGGTAGAACTCGCCAGTGCGAGCGACGACGAAGTCGAGTCGTGGATCGCCGAATACGACGGCCAGAACCCAGAGGACGACCCGCAGTACATCACGGACGAGGACGTACGAATCTGGGCCGCCGGGAAGGCCGACGACGACCGCGTCGCGTTCCTCGAGTCGCGAAAGGCCGCTGCGGCGAAGGGCGCGACCGACGAATTCCGAAAGATGGAGGGCGTCAACGTTCCGTCGAACGCCGAGCCGGGCGATTACATGTATATGGCGATGTCCGAACTCAACGAGACGATGCTGTCTAACGAAGCGACCGACGAGTTCGACGACTCGCAGGACGATATCGAACTCAAAGGGAACGACTACGGCGCAGTCTACCGGATGCGACTCGAATCGGGGTACGACGTTTCCCGAATGGAACCCGTCCTCACGGGTGGCCCGGATGCCAACGTCTGTGGTGGCTGTCCGTACGACGCCGCGCCGAACTCGAAAAGCACGGTGTGTCAGAGCTGCGCGCACAACCCGAAGAAGGACGAGGACGGCGACTCGGGTACCGGCATGGCCGCGCTGAAAAACGGCTCCTTGATGGATCCCGAGAACACCATCGCCAATCCCGATAACATCGTCGTCATGCCCGACGGCCGTGTCGTCATCGGTGAAGACAGCGGTATCCACGAGAACAATATGCTGTGGGTCTACGACCCCGGCGAAGACTGA